From a region of the Triticum aestivum cultivar Chinese Spring chromosome 7D, IWGSC CS RefSeq v2.1, whole genome shotgun sequence genome:
- the LOC123167949 gene encoding chaperone protein dnaJ 8, chloroplastic — protein sequence MAAGGVVLNLRVPSASVAPARRCGTASSSVRCGSARGAAPARHTGGALEDDHYRALRLAPGATRGEIKRAFHRLALQYHPDVVRQENSDSVDFERINAAYQRVMSNMREAEARLEYWRRRYGLADEDLDRYRRYLNDDDEDDWFADL from the coding sequence ATGGCTGCCGGAGGAGTGGTGCTCAACCTGCGCGTCCcgtcggcgtcagtggcgccggCGCGGCGGTGTGGGACGGCGTCGTCGTCGGTGAGATGCGGGAGCgcgcgcggggcggcgccggcgaggcataCGGGCGGGGCGCTGGAGGATGACCACTACCGGGCGCTGAGGCTGGCGCCGGGGGCCACCAGGGGAGAGATCAAGAGGGCATTCCACCGTCTCGCGCTGCAGTACCACCCGGACGTCGTGCGCCAAGAAAATAGCGACAGCGTGGACTTCGAGCGGATCAACGCGGCGTACCAGAGGGTGATGAGCAACATGCGGGAGGCGGAGGCGAGGCTCGAGTACTGGCGCCGCCGCTACGGCCTCGCCGACGAGGACCTCGACCGCTACCGCCGCTACCtcaacgacgacgacgaggacgactgGTTCGCAGACCTCTGA